A single region of the Acidithiobacillus acidisediminis genome encodes:
- a CDS encoding GPR1/FUN34/YaaH family transporter yields MKDPIAIGLFGFAVPLFIIGAVFYGIVPLAGLGTLLALSFAFGAAEMFVAGGFTYQLPNSYIATVFFTYGSFFLAFAIAAISGGLAATMKSAPELLAIWFALMALITLIFFLASLRANVGLVLLFGILCVAFI; encoded by the coding sequence ATGAAGGATCCTATCGCCATTGGTCTTTTCGGCTTCGCCGTACCCTTATTTATCATTGGCGCCGTTTTTTACGGCATCGTTCCGCTTGCAGGTCTAGGCACCTTGTTGGCACTGTCGTTTGCCTTTGGAGCTGCAGAGATGTTCGTCGCCGGGGGTTTCACCTACCAACTGCCAAACTCTTACATTGCAACAGTATTCTTTACCTACGGATCTTTTTTTCTGGCCTTTGCAATCGCTGCAATCAGTGGTGGCTTGGCGGCAACGATGAAGAGCGCGCCCGAATTGCTCGCGATCTGGTTCGCCCTTATGGCTCTCATCACCCTAATTTTCTTCTTGGCGTCCCTGCGCGCCAATGTCGGACTGGTGCTGCTTTTTGGTATCCTCTGCGTGGCCTTCATTC